A part of Paenibacillus sp. IHBB 10380 genomic DNA contains:
- the ppk1 gene encoding polyphosphate kinase 1 produces the protein MMEDLKTINRTTTSVYLNRDLSWVEFNWRVLQEAQDADHPLLERAKFLAIVSTNLDEFMSVRVAGIQDQIRAGYTKKDFTGYTPSGLYKRLMKRISKMISEQYRTFRDISRQLNKEGIVFSSYEDLNIAQKQAMEHYYQDIIFPVLTPMAVDQSRPFPLVHSQYVYLSVVLNRKDSLEEDPYFAILQIPSNLARCIPLPHRTNSKKRQFIFIEEVIKQHIHTLFSGYEPVAVHEFRITRNSDLTIDEEGAEDLLEEIEKELRKRRWGAPVRVEVQKGIHPYALSQLQTEFEITDFIFDIEGPLDLSFLRNFAGSLKGYPKLSYAPIEPVYPLEFDENEDFFEVLHERDVLVYHPYESFDSVTDFIIQASEDEHVMAIKMTLYRVSGNSPLIQALAFAAESGKQVTVVVELRARFDEERNIAWARKLEKSGCHVVYGLVGLKTHAKVTLVVRQEGSELRRYVHVGTGNYNDSTAKVYTDLSLFTSNHLIGLDASELFNQITGYSTNHEWDAITVAPSNMSNSLSMLMQRESKHAAAGRPAKIIAKMNSLSNQEMIDELCGASQAGVQIDLIIRGVCCLRPGVPNLSERITVRSIVDRFLEHTRIYYFENGGNPEIWISSADWMTRNLTRRIELMCPVYDEHIRNLIVQILDLSLKDNVKARFLQNNGNYEFADEKLAPFRSQFEALNVKKWKSNQFSFSGPMHS, from the coding sequence ATGATGGAAGACCTAAAAACGATAAACCGCACAACAACGTCCGTCTACTTAAACCGTGATTTAAGCTGGGTTGAATTTAACTGGCGTGTTCTTCAAGAAGCACAGGATGCTGATCATCCGCTTCTGGAAAGAGCTAAATTTCTAGCTATCGTATCCACTAACTTAGATGAGTTCATGAGTGTTCGAGTCGCAGGTATTCAAGATCAGATTAGGGCAGGTTATACCAAGAAGGATTTTACAGGTTACACCCCTTCAGGATTATACAAACGCCTAATGAAACGGATATCCAAAATGATTAGCGAGCAATACCGAACTTTTCGTGATATTTCTAGACAATTAAACAAAGAAGGCATTGTTTTTTCTAGCTATGAAGATTTGAATATCGCCCAGAAACAGGCCATGGAACATTATTATCAAGATATTATTTTCCCTGTGTTAACACCCATGGCAGTTGACCAGAGCCGACCTTTCCCGCTCGTTCACAGCCAGTATGTATATTTGTCCGTTGTGCTTAATCGAAAGGATAGCTTGGAAGAGGATCCCTATTTCGCAATCTTACAAATTCCATCTAACCTTGCTAGATGTATTCCACTTCCCCATCGTACAAACAGCAAGAAGCGCCAGTTTATTTTTATAGAAGAGGTTATTAAACAGCATATTCATACCTTGTTCAGTGGATATGAGCCTGTCGCTGTTCACGAGTTCCGAATCACTCGTAATTCCGATCTCACGATAGATGAGGAAGGTGCGGAAGACTTGCTGGAGGAGATCGAAAAAGAACTCCGTAAACGAAGATGGGGAGCTCCAGTCCGGGTGGAGGTTCAAAAAGGGATACATCCTTATGCACTAAGTCAATTACAAACAGAATTCGAAATCACTGATTTCATATTTGATATTGAAGGTCCTTTAGATCTAAGCTTTCTCCGTAATTTCGCGGGATCTTTGAAGGGGTATCCCAAATTAAGTTATGCACCGATCGAACCTGTGTATCCGCTGGAATTCGACGAGAATGAAGACTTTTTCGAAGTGTTACACGAACGTGATGTGCTTGTGTATCATCCTTATGAATCTTTCGACTCGGTGACCGATTTCATTATTCAAGCTTCTGAGGATGAGCATGTCATGGCAATCAAGATGACCCTGTATCGTGTGAGCGGTAACTCTCCCTTGATTCAAGCTCTAGCCTTCGCTGCTGAATCAGGCAAGCAGGTTACCGTCGTAGTGGAGCTAAGGGCGAGATTCGATGAAGAACGGAATATCGCATGGGCACGCAAACTTGAGAAATCAGGCTGTCATGTCGTATATGGTTTAGTGGGTCTAAAAACGCACGCCAAAGTCACACTCGTCGTCCGTCAGGAAGGCAGTGAATTACGTAGATATGTGCATGTAGGTACAGGAAATTATAATGACAGTACCGCTAAGGTATACACGGATTTAAGTCTGTTTACATCCAATCATCTTATCGGTCTGGACGCTTCTGAATTATTTAATCAAATTACAGGCTACTCAACCAATCATGAATGGGATGCCATAACAGTAGCACCGTCTAACATGAGTAATAGCCTCTCCATGCTTATGCAGAGAGAATCCAAGCACGCAGCAGCAGGAAGGCCTGCAAAAATTATTGCGAAGATGAACTCATTATCTAATCAGGAAATGATTGACGAACTGTGTGGCGCATCGCAAGCTGGTGTTCAAATTGATCTGATTATACGTGGGGTATGCTGTCTTCGTCCCGGAGTTCCTAATTTAAGTGAGCGAATTACAGTTCGGAGTATTGTAGACCGATTTCTCGAACATACGAGAATATATTATTTCGAGAACGGTGGCAATCCCGAAATATGGATTTCTAGCGCAGATTGGATGACACGAAATTTGACTAGACGTATTGAGTTGATGTGTCCTGTGTATGATGAGCATATTCGTAATTTGATCGTCCAAATTCTTGACCTGTCGCTTAAGGATAATGTGAAGGCTAGATTTCTTCAAAACAATGGGAATTATGAGTTCGCAGATGAAAAACTGGCTCCCTTTAGGAGCCAGTTCGAAGCATTGAATGTTAAAAAATGGAAGAGTAATCAATTCTCATTTTCAGGTCCCATGCACTCTTGA
- a CDS encoding molybdopterin molybdotransferase MoeA, with translation MENKDALTILGGYDLEHSLDHSKFQRKAIQVNEAQNRIASYIHPIDIESVDLQASHGRTLAQTITAPHPYPSFRRSSMDGYAICSTDTIQCSSEAEITIWLEVIDDIPCGLVSSKTIIPGTTARIMTGAQVPEGADAVVMFEMVELREENGIKLAGLRRHIEQGKNITPIGLELQAEEEVLKQGVTIAAGEISVLATFGIHSVQVYRRPRVAIFSTGSELLKIDEPLQSGKIRNSNTYMIASQVLEAGGEPVILDAIMDDLSLAQRKVEEALAQYDMVVTSGGVSVGDYDIMGDLVRSDRVTMLYNKVTMRPGSVSTAAVKDNKCLFALSGNPGACFVGFELFVRPSIRMMMLDPNPYLPEWTATLGADYDKVNNFTRFVRAKIQIKEGVVYATPTGVDESGVMITIKDSDCLIIVPPSQEGLQAGVKVKIMVLKNFIHPF, from the coding sequence ATGGAAAATAAGGACGCTTTAACAATCTTAGGAGGTTACGACTTGGAACATTCATTAGATCATTCTAAATTTCAACGTAAAGCGATACAAGTGAATGAGGCACAGAACAGGATTGCTTCTTACATTCATCCTATAGATATTGAAAGTGTAGATTTGCAAGCGAGCCATGGTAGAACATTGGCCCAGACGATTACGGCCCCCCATCCTTATCCATCTTTTCGTCGTTCGAGTATGGATGGTTATGCGATTTGCTCCACGGATACTATTCAATGCAGCTCTGAAGCTGAAATAACTATATGGCTTGAAGTGATTGATGATATTCCTTGTGGATTAGTATCAAGTAAGACGATTATACCTGGAACAACAGCACGCATTATGACAGGAGCGCAAGTGCCCGAAGGAGCGGATGCGGTAGTCATGTTCGAGATGGTTGAACTTCGTGAGGAGAATGGGATAAAGTTGGCTGGACTCAGAAGACATATAGAGCAGGGGAAGAACATTACCCCGATAGGATTGGAACTACAGGCTGAGGAAGAAGTTCTGAAGCAAGGGGTTACAATTGCGGCTGGTGAAATATCTGTCTTGGCAACGTTCGGCATTCATAGCGTACAGGTATATAGACGTCCACGGGTCGCTATTTTCTCAACTGGATCTGAGCTATTGAAGATAGATGAACCGCTCCAATCGGGTAAAATCCGCAATAGTAATACATATATGATTGCTTCTCAGGTGCTAGAGGCAGGAGGGGAACCCGTGATTCTGGATGCTATTATGGATGATCTCTCCTTAGCCCAAAGAAAAGTAGAAGAAGCGCTCGCGCAGTATGATATGGTCGTAACGAGTGGGGGGGTATCGGTTGGTGATTATGATATTATGGGAGATTTAGTGCGTTCGGATCGCGTGACGATGCTGTATAACAAAGTAACCATGCGCCCAGGTAGCGTATCCACTGCAGCAGTTAAAGATAACAAATGTTTATTTGCTCTGTCGGGTAATCCCGGGGCTTGTTTTGTTGGGTTTGAATTGTTTGTCAGACCGAGTATTCGGATGATGATGTTAGATCCTAACCCTTACTTACCGGAATGGACAGCTACTTTAGGGGCAGATTATGATAAGGTTAACAACTTCACAAGATTCGTGCGTGCTAAGATACAAATTAAAGAGGGTGTAGTGTATGCTACTCCAACGGGTGTAGATGAATCTGGTGTTATGATTACCATTAAAGATAGTGACTGTTTAATTATTGTTCCACCAAGTCAAGAAGGTCTCCAAGCAGGTGTGAAGGTAAAGATTATGGTGTTAAAGAACTTTATTCATCCATTCTAA
- the xerS gene encoding tyrosine recombinase XerS, which produces MNIQKESDRVKLDEKVLDMPWFVQQFIDYKLPDLSPSTLLEYIRDYQTFFNWLRGELLSEADHNTKITLQELEMLRMENIVSYRLYLTTRREGANSRVTLSRKLSSLRSLFHYLSQIAEDEDFYPLLKRNIMAKVEVKRTHKPKDTAAKLKGKILEDEEIFEFIAYIYEGYGVDVASNKQALYSYEQNKERDACIASLILNSGLRVSEIINLNLEDLDYNNKLLYIFRKGNNDETYKSPVYFREQAKDDVTLYLSLRQTRYKAPKKEKALFLTIPNGQQEGKRMTKRAIQAMIIKYAQRFGKPFLTVHKLRHSFATDYYLQNDIYKTKEQLGHASTETTEVYAHLTDKTMSEAIERRNEP; this is translated from the coding sequence ATGAATATTCAGAAAGAAAGCGATCGCGTAAAACTAGATGAAAAGGTACTTGACATGCCTTGGTTTGTACAACAATTTATTGATTATAAATTACCTGACCTATCTCCATCTACCTTGCTTGAGTATATAAGAGATTATCAAACCTTCTTCAATTGGTTACGAGGAGAATTACTGTCCGAAGCAGATCACAATACCAAAATCACGCTTCAAGAACTCGAAATGTTACGTATGGAGAATATCGTGAGCTATAGGCTCTATTTAACAACTCGTCGTGAAGGGGCCAACAGTAGAGTAACCTTATCTCGCAAGTTATCTTCACTTCGTTCCTTATTTCATTATTTGAGTCAAATTGCGGAAGATGAAGACTTCTACCCTCTTCTTAAGCGCAATATTATGGCCAAAGTGGAAGTCAAACGCACACATAAGCCTAAGGATACAGCAGCCAAGCTAAAAGGTAAAATACTAGAGGATGAAGAGATATTTGAATTTATAGCCTACATCTACGAAGGTTATGGAGTTGACGTCGCAAGCAATAAACAAGCTTTGTATTCCTACGAACAGAATAAGGAACGTGATGCATGTATTGCGAGTCTCATATTGAATTCGGGTCTGCGCGTCTCTGAGATCATTAATTTGAACCTAGAGGATTTAGACTATAACAACAAGCTATTGTACATCTTCCGTAAAGGTAATAATGATGAAACTTACAAATCACCTGTCTATTTCCGTGAACAAGCGAAGGATGATGTAACCTTATACCTTAGCCTAAGACAAACAAGATATAAAGCTCCAAAGAAAGAAAAAGCTCTCTTCTTAACGATCCCTAACGGTCAGCAGGAAGGAAAGCGTATGACCAAACGTGCTATCCAAGCGATGATTATTAAATATGCCCAACGGTTCGGCAAGCCTTTTCTTACCGTTCATAAGCTGCGTCATTCTTTTGCCACCGATTATTATTTACAGAATGATATCTACAAGACCAAGGAGCAGTTAGGACACGCCTCCACAGAAACAACTGAAGTCTATGCTCACCTTACAGACAAGACGATGTCTGAAGCCATTGAACGACGTAATGAGCCTTAA
- a CDS encoding DUF4247 domain-containing protein — protein sequence MKKSSFLTIKLLLVLSLLGSLLSGCGAPNVKDTYPLESVNQDGSATSYVYRAAGQTVPEVAKALSDEKTPDQVSKEDSERMFLVYSDKWYHLQQDPDNKEDTLIEVDSKEYVQQNYSSSFLQGYITASILGSLFDSFGGSGSYRGYSSKDVYKPKQGSYRAPTVSDKKIAPPLTVEKKGLITRRGKSNSSDSAGSGGSIFSRNSNSSDSKGGSITRGSKDDSIFSSPKRSITKPKTRSGSGRISRRGRR from the coding sequence GTGAAGAAATCTTCTTTTCTTACAATTAAGCTGTTATTGGTACTGAGCTTGCTGGGCTCACTACTGAGTGGATGTGGGGCACCGAATGTTAAAGATACTTATCCGCTTGAATCCGTAAATCAGGATGGAAGTGCAACATCGTATGTGTATCGTGCAGCAGGTCAGACAGTACCTGAGGTAGCTAAGGCGCTATCTGACGAGAAGACACCGGATCAGGTTTCTAAGGAAGATTCTGAGCGGATGTTCCTAGTGTATAGCGACAAATGGTATCACTTGCAACAAGACCCGGATAACAAAGAAGATACACTGATCGAAGTGGATTCGAAGGAATATGTTCAGCAAAATTATAGTTCTAGCTTCTTACAGGGATATATTACGGCAAGTATATTAGGTAGTTTATTCGATTCTTTTGGAGGCTCGGGTTCTTATCGTGGATATTCTAGTAAAGATGTCTACAAGCCAAAGCAGGGATCATATCGTGCACCTACGGTAAGTGATAAGAAAATAGCACCACCCTTGACGGTTGAGAAGAAAGGATTGATTACACGACGTGGGAAGAGCAATAGCTCCGATAGTGCCGGATCAGGTGGAAGTATATTTAGCAGGAACTCAAATAGTTCCGATTCTAAAGGCGGAAGTATAACAAGAGGTAGTAAGGATGATTCTATATTTAGCTCTCCGAAGAGGTCGATTACGAAGCCTAAGACTCGTTCAGGTTCAGGTAGGATCAGCAGACGAGGTCGACGATAA
- a CDS encoding dihydroorotate dehydrogenase electron transfer subunit, with product MGKVVSNVQVAEQVYLLRVEGNYEGSMGQFYMLRAWGHYPLLSRPISIFNKDDESIEFLYQVVGEGTTLLASLRPEDTIQLDGPYGNGFPIPEGRVALIGGGIGIAPLYYVAQQMTHTDIYLGFSKEAYLQDAFREVTSSLHINVGGYIVDDVDFEQYDTIMACGPHMMMRAVQTKYLQSNRQAKVYISLENRMACGIGACLVCSVSCLDGRKKACTDGPVFEAQEVTFHD from the coding sequence ATGGGAAAGGTAGTATCTAACGTACAAGTAGCTGAACAAGTGTACTTGTTACGAGTAGAAGGCAATTATGAAGGCAGCATGGGACAATTCTATATGCTACGCGCGTGGGGGCACTATCCGCTACTCTCTAGACCCATTAGCATATTTAATAAAGATGATGAAAGTATAGAGTTTCTATATCAGGTTGTTGGTGAAGGAACGACACTCTTAGCTTCGTTGCGTCCTGAAGACACCATTCAATTGGATGGGCCTTATGGCAATGGTTTTCCTATTCCTGAGGGGCGAGTCGCTCTCATTGGTGGGGGGATTGGAATAGCACCCTTATATTACGTTGCACAGCAAATGACTCATACAGATATTTATCTCGGGTTCAGTAAAGAAGCTTATTTGCAGGATGCTTTTCGGGAAGTGACAAGTTCACTTCATATTAATGTCGGCGGATATATTGTCGACGATGTTGATTTCGAGCAGTATGACACGATTATGGCATGTGGGCCACACATGATGATGAGAGCTGTACAGACGAAATATCTTCAGTCCAATCGTCAAGCTAAGGTGTATATTTCGCTTGAGAATCGAATGGCATGTGGGATTGGTGCATGTCTTGTCTGTAGCGTCTCTTGCTTGGATGGTCGTAAAAAAGCATGTACAGATGGTCCAGTATTTGAAGCACAGGAGGTAACATTTCATGATTGA
- a CDS encoding polysaccharide deacetylase family protein: protein MLRRLFICIVLLLSMCEVTLAKPTLHISEPTVSQERPPTSVPVNSDRDKKSARDKKISSLGQLYHKYPETIKTKGARTKQIALTFDDAPDPRFTGKVLDVLAKYHVKATFFVIGERAKRYPGIVARMNREGHIIGNHSYNHPQFSKLSFDSFQDQILKTEHIIKHITGYSPRFIRPPYGDITESQLKWAKKNGYKVINWNVDSLDWKGLDKEQVKKNILSSVGPGSIILQHAGGGVGSNLNGSIEALPEIIETLKNKGYTFVTVAEMLHIPMNK, encoded by the coding sequence ATGCTTAGGAGGTTATTTATTTGTATAGTTCTTCTTCTTTCTATGTGCGAAGTGACTTTAGCAAAACCGACTTTACATATTTCCGAGCCAACTGTATCACAAGAAAGACCTCCCACTTCAGTACCTGTAAACTCTGATCGTGATAAAAAGTCAGCTAGAGATAAAAAAATATCATCCTTAGGACAGCTATATCATAAATACCCCGAGACGATCAAAACAAAGGGCGCAAGAACCAAACAAATCGCACTTACTTTTGACGATGCTCCAGATCCAAGGTTTACAGGGAAAGTGTTGGATGTGTTAGCCAAGTACCATGTGAAGGCAACTTTTTTTGTCATTGGTGAACGAGCAAAGCGGTATCCAGGGATTGTGGCTCGAATGAATCGAGAAGGCCATATTATAGGTAACCATTCTTATAACCACCCTCAATTCAGTAAACTATCGTTCGATAGCTTTCAAGATCAGATTCTAAAAACAGAACACATTATCAAACATATTACAGGATACAGCCCTAGGTTTATCAGACCACCCTACGGTGATATCACAGAATCTCAGCTGAAATGGGCAAAAAAAAACGGGTATAAAGTGATTAACTGGAACGTAGATTCCTTAGATTGGAAAGGTCTCGACAAAGAACAAGTCAAGAAAAACATACTGTCCTCTGTAGGTCCTGGTTCTATTATTCTCCAGCATGCTGGTGGTGGAGTAGGTTCTAATCTAAACGGTAGCATTGAAGCTCTTCCTGAGATCATTGAGACATTAAAAAATAAAGGCTATACGTTTGTTACCGTGGCTGAGATGCTTCATATCCCGATGAACAAGTAA
- a CDS encoding DUF4178 domain-containing protein, translating into MSIFKRIGNLFSKPEPPIQEKSMLKLAAGDICEVSLVTYEVVGRVHNRGRNAVVLTLQDGQHIAYLHIEERERIQYALYTPIDGRLDNPAEVPSILDLDDKSYHLEEEYEGNVLVKGRVPFLQDGEQHVWQYQSDDNFLLRIEWQNGRFMMYEGEDVIPADVKVIRAT; encoded by the coding sequence ATGAGTATATTCAAAAGAATTGGAAATTTATTCTCCAAACCAGAGCCTCCGATACAGGAGAAAAGCATGCTGAAACTCGCCGCTGGTGATATTTGTGAAGTTTCACTTGTTACTTATGAAGTGGTAGGAAGAGTGCATAACCGGGGCCGTAACGCTGTGGTGTTGACTTTGCAGGACGGACAACATATCGCCTATCTTCATATCGAGGAAAGAGAAAGAATACAGTATGCTCTATACACTCCCATAGACGGTAGATTGGATAATCCCGCGGAGGTTCCATCTATTTTAGATTTAGATGACAAGTCTTATCACTTAGAGGAAGAGTATGAAGGGAACGTCCTTGTGAAAGGAAGAGTACCCTTCTTGCAAGATGGAGAGCAGCATGTATGGCAGTATCAGTCCGATGATAATTTTCTCTTGCGGATCGAATGGCAGAATGGCCGGTTCATGATGTATGAAGGTGAAGATGTGATACCAGCAGATGTCAAAGTCATTCGAGCAACTTAG
- a CDS encoding DUF350 domain-containing protein: MDFNILGVLVWTGVGAVLLFILMFVDSLFTRYKDFEEVKAGNMAVTTRMVMKLFAQGYILSVSISTSNVLMDAIVVSIVSFILLLILESIARLMLRAWANLELDMGTQQGKVGYGLFAGSLHIVGALIITACL, translated from the coding sequence ATGGACTTTAATATTTTAGGTGTATTGGTCTGGACGGGTGTAGGTGCAGTTCTACTATTCATCCTCATGTTTGTAGATTCATTGTTTACGAGATACAAGGACTTTGAAGAAGTGAAAGCAGGCAACATGGCGGTTACCACCCGTATGGTCATGAAGCTGTTTGCTCAGGGATATATTTTATCAGTATCTATCTCCACCTCAAATGTGTTAATGGATGCCATAGTTGTATCTATCGTTTCTTTTATCTTACTTCTTATACTTGAAAGTATTGCACGGCTTATGCTTAGAGCATGGGCAAACTTAGAACTTGATATGGGCACACAACAAGGTAAAGTGGGTTATGGTCTATTTGCAGGCTCACTACATATTGTTGGAGCTCTTATTATCACAGCTTGTTTATAA
- a CDS encoding dihydroorotate dehydrogenase, whose amino-acid sequence MIDLTCSVAGISFKNPIVMASGTFGFGREYGKIYDISKLGGISGKGLTLHPKAGNEGLRVYETPSGMLNSVGLENPGVPYFLEHECSEWETLDTVRIANLGGNTLDDYVQGAMLIQQDHDRRQTLGRQAVDMIELNISCPNVKEGGIAYGVKTSAAREVVRSVREATKLPLTVKLSPSAEDLVEMAVMCQEEGGDAISLINTISGMKIDVRRRASVFNNMYAGLSGPAIKPIALRMVHQVAKHVDIPIIGMGGITSATDIIEFIMAGASVVQVGTYNFMNLRAGEHLIDGLIQFMQEENINNLDEIRGIL is encoded by the coding sequence ATGATTGATTTAACCTGCAGTGTTGCCGGGATATCGTTTAAGAATCCTATAGTCATGGCATCGGGTACTTTTGGTTTCGGGAGAGAGTACGGGAAGATTTACGACATTTCAAAGTTAGGTGGCATCAGTGGCAAGGGTCTTACCTTACATCCCAAAGCGGGCAACGAAGGATTACGTGTCTATGAGACACCGTCTGGAATGCTGAACAGCGTAGGGCTTGAGAATCCTGGTGTTCCATATTTTCTAGAGCATGAATGTAGTGAATGGGAGACGCTTGATACCGTAAGAATTGCTAATCTAGGCGGAAATACGTTGGATGACTATGTACAGGGGGCTATGTTGATTCAACAGGATCATGATCGAAGACAAACACTTGGTAGACAAGCAGTCGATATGATTGAACTGAATATTTCTTGTCCTAACGTCAAAGAAGGCGGTATAGCTTATGGAGTGAAAACTTCAGCAGCTAGGGAGGTTGTCCGATCCGTTAGAGAAGCAACGAAACTACCTTTAACTGTGAAGTTATCTCCTAGTGCAGAAGATTTAGTTGAGATGGCCGTGATGTGTCAGGAAGAGGGCGGAGATGCTATTTCACTCATCAATACGATATCTGGTATGAAGATTGATGTAAGGCGCCGTGCAAGCGTCTTTAATAATATGTATGCAGGTCTTTCGGGACCAGCGATCAAGCCGATTGCGCTAAGAATGGTGCATCAAGTGGCCAAGCACGTAGATATTCCCATTATAGGCATGGGAGGGATAACTTCGGCTACAGATATTATCGAATTCATTATGGCAGGTGCTTCTGTGGTTCAGGTTGGAACGTATAACTTCATGAATTTACGAGCAGGCGAGCATCTTATTGACGGTTTAATTCAGTTTATGCAAGAAGAGAACATTAACAATTTGGACGAAATCCGCGGAATCTTATAG
- a CDS encoding 3D domain-containing protein, protein MKKFNTIKIMTAIIGITLAVQAAPVHADKIHVATDGDTFYSVAREYGVDMNKVIKANPKVSATNIYGGMNLNIPTSTQAVASAATPITAKQATTNTTGVLNVIPEDRKVEAWGKVFNYSKTIDVKASAYSAAVSENGKWGAVDYFGNPLELGTIAVDPSIIPLGTKVLVTGHSHSGLPKQAFVATARDIGSAIKGHRIDIFIPGSQASVRDFGYQEIELYLIK, encoded by the coding sequence ATGAAGAAATTTAATACAATCAAAATTATGACAGCCATTATAGGCATTACACTAGCTGTGCAAGCCGCTCCGGTTCATGCGGATAAGATTCATGTTGCAACCGATGGAGATACTTTTTATAGTGTTGCTAGGGAATACGGTGTAGACATGAATAAAGTGATTAAAGCCAATCCTAAGGTGAGTGCCACGAATATTTATGGAGGCATGAATCTCAACATTCCAACATCTACTCAGGCTGTTGCTTCTGCCGCGACTCCAATCACAGCGAAACAAGCTACTACAAATACAACAGGCGTTCTTAACGTCATACCCGAAGATCGTAAGGTTGAAGCATGGGGCAAAGTATTTAACTATTCTAAGACGATCGATGTGAAAGCATCTGCATATTCTGCTGCTGTAAGTGAGAATGGGAAGTGGGGCGCAGTTGATTATTTTGGTAATCCACTAGAACTTGGTACTATAGCTGTAGATCCAAGTATTATTCCTTTAGGTACGAAAGTGCTAGTAACGGGACATAGTCATTCAGGTCTTCCTAAACAAGCGTTTGTGGCTACAGCAAGAGACATTGGCTCTGCTATAAAAGGCCATCGAATTGATATTTTTATTCCCGGAAGCCAAGCTTCTGTACGTGATTTTGGATACCAGGAAATTGAGCTGTATCTCATTAAATAA
- a CDS encoding PspA/IM30 family protein — MSIFKRLRDLTMSNINSIIDKAEDPIKMTDQYIRDMHEDLEDAEKAVAAQIAIEKKFKQLYEEQEALVNKREQQAHTAAKAQNIDLARRALEEKKAAELKMTEYKTSYDQNKAAADNLRGKLDEMRKQLTLMKNKRETLVARYNAAKAQTEINKAMTGFSTDSAASGLKRMEDKMLHMEAQAEASNELASSEKSLDAEFENLSKDQAVEDELANLLKQYDNK, encoded by the coding sequence ATGTCTATATTTAAAAGATTACGTGATCTAACCATGTCGAATATTAACAGTATTATTGATAAAGCTGAGGATCCAATTAAAATGACGGATCAATATATTCGTGATATGCATGAAGATTTAGAAGATGCAGAGAAAGCAGTTGCAGCTCAAATTGCGATTGAGAAGAAATTCAAGCAACTTTACGAAGAGCAAGAAGCTCTTGTCAACAAACGTGAGCAACAAGCGCATACGGCTGCAAAGGCTCAAAATATTGATCTTGCACGTCGTGCTTTAGAAGAGAAGAAAGCTGCTGAGCTGAAGATGACAGAGTACAAAACAAGCTATGACCAGAACAAAGCAGCGGCTGACAATCTTCGTGGCAAGTTAGATGAGATGCGTAAGCAACTAACTTTAATGAAGAATAAGCGTGAGACGTTAGTAGCTCGTTATAATGCGGCTAAAGCTCAAACTGAAATTAACAAAGCAATGACAGGCTTCAGTACGGATTCTGCAGCAAGTGGACTTAAACGTATGGAAGATAAGATGCTTCACATGGAAGCTCAAGCTGAAGCAAGCAATGAGTTAGCTTCTAGTGAGAAGTCCTTAGATGCTGAGTTTGAGAACCTAAGCAAAGATCAAGCTGTGGAAGACGAACTTGCAAACCTCTTGAAGCAATATGATAATAAGTAA
- the lpdD gene encoding prenylated flavin chaperone LpdD, with amino-acid sequence MQPYDPDDITLVEVPVGRDTLLIITGGVAHIGAVATAYVGPEGIGVQTSRVPAHEEHSIVEKCARKAAAALGRTVTVAAGIHYDDITKEQIIAVVSTVDKLMDEYLQRVLNA; translated from the coding sequence TTGCAGCCCTATGATCCCGATGATATCACCTTAGTTGAGGTTCCAGTAGGCCGAGATACCTTATTGATCATTACAGGTGGAGTAGCTCATATTGGTGCTGTTGCCACAGCTTATGTAGGCCCTGAGGGGATCGGAGTACAGACTTCAAGAGTTCCAGCACATGAAGAACATAGTATAGTTGAGAAATGTGCACGTAAAGCAGCTGCTGCATTAGGGAGAACGGTCACTGTAGCAGCGGGAATCCATTATGATGATATTACCAAAGAGCAGATTATCGCTGTTGTATCTACTGTAGATAAATTAATGGATGAGTATTTACAGCGGGTATTAAATGCATGA